From a single Halogeometricum sp. S3BR5-2 genomic region:
- a CDS encoding NAD(P)/FAD-dependent oxidoreductase produces the protein MTDVIVVGGGPAGLSAALFAQKNGLETTVFDTDSTWMHKAHLFNYPGIGSQDGTVFLETLRRQVDTFGVEREEAEVTDVSSDGDGFAVTVDGEDREADYVVLATGAKRDLAESLGCDLTDEDTVDVGVTMETSVEGAYATGAMVRTEEWQAVIAAGDGAAAALNILSTEKGENYHDFDVPADADETFGAMVDDDV, from the coding sequence ATGACAGACGTCATCGTCGTCGGGGGCGGCCCCGCCGGCCTGAGCGCCGCGCTGTTCGCACAGAAGAACGGGCTCGAGACCACCGTGTTCGACACCGACTCGACGTGGATGCACAAGGCCCACCTGTTCAACTACCCCGGCATCGGGTCGCAGGACGGCACCGTGTTCCTGGAGACGCTCCGCCGGCAGGTGGATACGTTCGGCGTCGAACGCGAGGAGGCGGAGGTGACCGACGTGTCGTCGGACGGCGACGGCTTCGCCGTCACCGTCGACGGCGAGGACCGCGAGGCGGACTACGTCGTCCTCGCGACCGGCGCGAAGCGCGACCTCGCGGAGTCGCTGGGCTGCGACCTGACGGACGAGGACACCGTCGACGTCGGCGTAACGATGGAGACGAGCGTCGAGGGCGCGTACGCCACGGGCGCGATGGTCCGCACCGAGGAGTGGCAGGCCGTCATCGCCGCCGGCGACGGCGCCGCCGCCGCGCTCAACATCCTCTCGACGGAGAAGGGCGAGAACTACCACGACTTCGACGTGCCGGCGGACGCCGACGAGACGTTCGGCGCCATGGTCGACGACGACGTCTGA
- a CDS encoding ABC transporter substrate-binding protein: MARDDEGFERTTRRKYLTYGGALAGAGLLAGCAAGGGSESTAADADRAATDADTETPTAAGTENSTVTGTESYTVSMEPMGEVAFDSVPERWVAYDGGYADMAVALGRGDGIAGIGGADRYYTDVYDELPGVDVDREAIARHPEVRTKEEFYELDADVHLYDPYMLVNWFDWGEEDVEEVATNVAPFFGNLVFRRSDEWHDYRYYTLYEAFEKVARLFREEERYEAFASLHEEFLADVQSRLPPESERPNVFLTYEGTDEPETFSPYRLHDKGTSKKQWRDLGVTDALEGTDVENLSTTNRGELDYETLLEVDPDVILIRGHERDSATEFRDTVLAYMRDHAVGGELTAVREGRVYRGGYLNQGPVHNLFLTERAAKQLYPEEFGEVTDGAELFDRGRVADIVNGEF, translated from the coding sequence ATGGCACGAGACGACGAGGGATTCGAGCGGACGACGCGGCGGAAGTATCTGACGTACGGCGGGGCGCTGGCGGGCGCCGGACTGCTCGCCGGATGCGCCGCGGGGGGCGGGTCCGAGTCGACGGCGGCGGACGCGGATAGAGCGGCGACGGACGCGGATACGGAAACCCCGACTGCGGCCGGGACTGAGAACTCGACCGTGACGGGAACGGAGTCCTACACGGTGTCGATGGAGCCGATGGGAGAGGTCGCGTTCGACTCGGTACCCGAGCGCTGGGTCGCCTACGACGGCGGCTACGCGGACATGGCGGTGGCGCTGGGTCGCGGCGACGGAATCGCCGGCATCGGCGGCGCGGACCGCTACTACACCGACGTCTACGACGAACTCCCCGGCGTGGACGTGGACCGCGAGGCGATAGCGCGGCACCCGGAGGTCCGGACGAAAGAGGAGTTCTACGAACTCGACGCCGACGTGCACCTGTACGACCCGTACATGCTCGTCAACTGGTTCGACTGGGGCGAGGAGGACGTCGAGGAGGTGGCGACGAACGTCGCGCCGTTCTTCGGGAACCTCGTCTTCCGCCGCTCGGACGAGTGGCACGACTACCGCTACTACACGCTGTACGAGGCCTTCGAGAAGGTGGCACGCCTGTTCCGGGAGGAGGAGCGCTACGAGGCGTTCGCGTCGCTGCACGAGGAGTTCCTCGCGGACGTGCAGTCGCGACTGCCGCCGGAGTCCGAACGGCCGAACGTGTTTCTCACCTACGAGGGAACCGACGAACCCGAGACGTTCTCGCCGTACCGCCTGCACGACAAGGGGACGAGTAAGAAGCAGTGGCGCGACCTGGGCGTCACCGACGCCCTCGAGGGCACGGACGTCGAGAACCTGAGCACGACCAACCGCGGCGAACTCGACTACGAGACCCTGCTCGAAGTCGACCCGGACGTGATACTGATTCGCGGACACGAACGCGACTCGGCGACCGAGTTCCGGGACACGGTGCTGGCGTACATGCGCGACCACGCCGTCGGCGGCGAACTGACGGCCGTGCGGGAGGGGCGCGTCTACCGCGGCGGCTACCTCAACCAGGGTCCCGTCCACAACCTCTTTCTCACCGAACGCGCGGCGAAACAGCTCTACCCCGAGGAGTTCGGCGAGGTGACCGACGGTGCGGAACTGTTCGACCGGGGGCGCGTCGCCGACATCGTGAACGGGGAGTTCTGA
- a CDS encoding DUF7260 family protein gives MEGGRTARAALTDVKTRVDRAAARVREEGTALEAKRTAYESFVRRVAAVPTEPAPSGAPRATATTGAQFRAAATGGDGCRAVRKAFAETVRPHSIADVDDPESLSATIRNELTDAVADALAPATGAAFTPKAKRAVVAEARTQRAGVAVTDRALDREAASLDDAAADVEDVTSWVAAAERTPLSELGFDALRDRHRTLAAHRERCEATVADRQSFLRESTGRSAAVEVGHRALALYLYQGLPVNYPALSAVARLDGVCESCQRAVRAHLVRRA, from the coding sequence ATGGAAGGAGGCCGAACCGCGCGGGCGGCGCTCACAGACGTCAAGACGCGCGTGGACCGCGCCGCGGCCCGCGTGCGGGAGGAGGGGACCGCGCTCGAAGCGAAGCGGACGGCCTACGAGTCGTTCGTCCGCCGGGTCGCCGCGGTGCCGACGGAACCGGCGCCGTCGGGGGCGCCGAGGGCGACTGCGACGACCGGCGCGCAGTTCCGCGCGGCGGCGACGGGGGGCGACGGGTGTCGAGCGGTCCGGAAGGCGTTCGCGGAGACGGTTCGCCCGCACAGCATCGCCGACGTGGACGACCCCGAGTCGCTCTCGGCGACCATCCGGAACGAACTCACCGACGCCGTCGCCGACGCCCTCGCGCCGGCGACGGGGGCGGCGTTCACCCCGAAGGCCAAGCGGGCCGTCGTCGCGGAGGCGCGGACCCAGCGGGCGGGCGTCGCGGTCACCGACCGGGCGCTCGACCGGGAGGCGGCGTCGCTGGACGACGCCGCGGCCGACGTCGAGGACGTCACCTCGTGGGTCGCCGCGGCGGAACGGACGCCGCTGTCGGAACTGGGATTCGACGCGCTCCGGGACCGGCACCGGACCCTCGCGGCGCACCGCGAGCGGTGCGAGGCGACGGTCGCGGACAGACAGTCGTTCCTGCGGGAGTCGACCGGACGGTCGGCGGCCGTCGAGGTGGGCCACCGGGCGTTGGCGCTGTACCTGTATCAGGGGCTTCCCGTGAACTATCCCGCGTTGAGCGCCGTGGCCCGTCTCGACGGCGTCTGCGAGTCGTGTCAGCGAGCGGTGCGGGCGCACCTCGTCCGGCGCGCCTGA
- a CDS encoding Gfo/Idh/MocA family protein: protein MSDTSVKNEESIRNDGTDGPLRIAVVGGGYIGKTVGEGFVEHENASVVALVDIDETVLAEAGEELEVDSESQYTDYETMLDAESLDAVLIGTPHTLHYDQIIAAFDRDLHVFCDKPLTTDLDQARDLVERDEKRDEVLMVGYQRHLYEAFIRARELWDQEDRDPRWITAEVSQDWVDRFEGAWRQNPALSGGGYLYDTGSHLLDGVLWSTRLTPEAVSANMHFVDDEKEVDGRANVTVRFTNGATATFSLSGETPCMREHIRMWDEQGAIALNSKDWEPSEYVEIDEESGEHRPRLLRADQQTKAEAFLEAIETGEEPAATALDGLRVTAVTEAAYESARSDGSFVAVDPEDVALD from the coding sequence ATGAGCGATACGAGTGTGAAGAACGAGGAATCGATTCGTAACGACGGCACCGACGGTCCGCTCCGAATCGCCGTCGTCGGCGGCGGCTACATCGGGAAGACCGTCGGCGAGGGGTTCGTCGAACACGAGAACGCGAGCGTCGTCGCCCTCGTCGACATCGACGAGACGGTGCTGGCGGAGGCCGGCGAGGAGTTGGAGGTCGACTCGGAGTCGCAGTACACCGACTACGAGACGATGCTCGACGCCGAATCGCTGGACGCCGTCCTCATCGGAACGCCGCACACGCTCCACTACGACCAGATTATCGCCGCGTTCGACCGCGACCTGCACGTCTTCTGTGACAAACCGCTGACGACCGACCTCGACCAGGCGCGCGACCTCGTCGAACGCGACGAGAAACGCGACGAGGTGCTGATGGTGGGCTACCAGCGTCACCTCTACGAGGCGTTCATCCGGGCCCGCGAACTGTGGGACCAGGAGGACCGCGACCCGCGCTGGATAACCGCCGAAGTCTCGCAGGACTGGGTCGACCGCTTCGAGGGTGCCTGGCGGCAGAACCCCGCGCTCTCCGGCGGCGGCTACCTGTACGACACCGGGAGCCACCTGCTCGACGGCGTGCTCTGGAGCACCCGACTCACCCCCGAAGCCGTCTCGGCGAACATGCACTTCGTCGACGACGAGAAAGAGGTCGACGGCCGCGCGAACGTCACGGTTCGGTTCACGAACGGCGCCACCGCGACGTTCTCGCTGTCGGGCGAGACGCCGTGCATGCGCGAGCACATCCGGATGTGGGACGAGCAGGGGGCGATAGCGCTCAACAGTAAAGACTGGGAACCCAGCGAGTACGTCGAGATAGACGAAGAGAGCGGCGAGCACCGCCCGCGCCTCCTGCGCGCCGACCAGCAGACGAAGGCCGAGGCGTTCCTCGAAGCAATCGAGACGGGCGAGGAACCCGCGGCGACGGCGCTCGACGGCCTGCGCGTGACGGCCGTCACCGAGGCGGCCTACGAGTCCGCCCGGAGCGACGGGTCGTTCGTCGCCGTCGACCCCGAAGACGTGGCCCTCGACTGA
- a CDS encoding halocyanin domain-containing protein — MNDERISRRRFLRGGAATLAAGPLLAGCLGGGTGAEGGQTTARGDTEPNDRTFDGWLEGVANADTLVDRTDASDVRVRVGTEGNGGYFAFAPVVVRVSSGTTVTWEWTGAGGAHNVVAEDGSFRSELTGGEGTTFSHAFDASGVSKYACLPHQSMGMKGVVVVE; from the coding sequence GTGAACGACGAACGCATTTCCAGACGGCGCTTCCTCCGTGGCGGCGCCGCGACACTCGCCGCCGGGCCGTTGCTCGCCGGATGTCTCGGCGGCGGAACGGGGGCCGAGGGGGGACAGACGACGGCGCGCGGCGACACCGAACCGAACGACCGGACGTTCGACGGGTGGTTGGAGGGCGTCGCGAACGCGGATACCTTGGTCGACCGGACGGACGCCTCGGACGTTCGCGTACGCGTCGGCACCGAGGGGAACGGCGGCTACTTCGCCTTCGCTCCGGTCGTCGTGCGCGTCTCGTCGGGAACGACGGTCACGTGGGAGTGGACGGGGGCCGGCGGCGCGCACAACGTCGTCGCCGAGGACGGGTCGTTCAGGAGCGAACTCACGGGCGGCGAGGGAACGACGTTCTCGCACGCGTTCGACGCGTCGGGCGTCTCGAAGTACGCCTGCCTGCCGCACCAGTCGATGGGGATGAAAGGCGTCGTCGTCGTCGAGTGA
- a CDS encoding HalOD1 output domain-containing protein: MSQSSSNGGTSAAGDPQIRESATLEIVSLVAETKGCRPWELRPLSRVTDPDAIENLLKASSSASFEISFDYEGGRVTVTPDGGIDYEFSGESPT; the protein is encoded by the coding sequence ATGTCACAATCGTCATCCAACGGAGGAACTTCCGCGGCAGGAGACCCGCAGATTCGCGAGAGCGCGACGCTGGAAATCGTGTCGCTCGTCGCAGAGACGAAGGGCTGCCGGCCGTGGGAGCTCCGACCGCTCTCGCGCGTGACTGATCCCGACGCCATCGAGAACCTGTTGAAGGCGTCCTCGAGCGCGAGTTTCGAGATCAGTTTCGACTACGAGGGCGGCCGCGTGACGGTGACGCCCGACGGCGGAATCGACTACGAGTTCTCCGGAGAATCCCCGACGTAA
- a CDS encoding VOC family protein codes for MSEENPVTAELPDSPFHTTGTDHMTIWGSNEEDTVAFYRDLLGMRLVLRQPNLDDPSQTHLFFDTGDGRIVTFFVSDDRQSNRMGQRGGVGSVHHLCFSVAPEEFGEMVQAIEDDGRNYNIFDRGIFYSLYTHDNNGLVIELSTDKYDIPDDRRAEVLAKTQEIREADGAEYAKDEHLAEALESLGLDATAHDLPDAESGVGGVE; via the coding sequence ATGAGCGAAGAGAACCCCGTCACCGCGGAACTCCCGGACAGCCCCTTCCACACCACTGGTACCGACCACATGACCATCTGGGGGAGCAACGAGGAGGACACCGTCGCCTTCTACCGCGACCTCCTGGGGATGCGCCTCGTCCTCCGGCAACCGAACCTCGACGACCCCTCGCAGACGCACCTGTTCTTCGACACCGGCGACGGTCGCATCGTGACGTTCTTCGTCAGCGACGACCGGCAGTCCAACCGGATGGGTCAGCGCGGCGGCGTCGGCTCCGTCCACCACCTCTGCTTCAGCGTCGCGCCGGAGGAGTTCGGCGAGATGGTCCAGGCCATCGAGGACGACGGCCGCAACTACAACATCTTCGACCGGGGCATCTTCTACTCGCTGTACACCCACGACAACAACGGTCTCGTCATCGAACTCTCGACGGACAAGTACGACATCCCCGACGACCGGCGCGCGGAGGTGCTCGCGAAGACGCAGGAGATACGCGAGGCCGACGGTGCGGAGTACGCTAAGGACGAGCACCTCGCGGAGGCGCTCGAATCGCTCGGACTCGACGCGACGGCGCACGACCTGCCGGACGCCGAATCGGGCGTCGGCGGCGTGGAGTAG
- a CDS encoding alpha-N-arabinofuranosidase has translation MTNAQVTVHTQAVIDRIEPEVHGHFSEHLGRCIYDGVWRSEGDDEDGYRDDVVSLLESLEMPVLRWPGGCFADDYHWEDGVGPVEDRPRRRNLFWAQDVGEAPEESNEFGTDEFLRLCERLDTEPYLAANVGSGDPQEAADWVEYCNYEGDTELADRRRENGHEDGYGVEYWGLGNENWGCGGRMSPEQYAREYRRFATYVGSMDNLMLEDDLELIACGFEDPDWNHRFMEEVGNSAWGVNFPLDHLTLHHYYGRTMSVVDPETDEENYDKMLVEALEMSHHIERIAAAVNAVATTDDIGIIIDEWGTWHTEAVSESGLEQPGTALDALSAAAVLDIFNHHADVMTMGNIAQTVNVLQCLVETDGDDAWARPTYRVFDLYAPHKGNDAVTTSVDAPARDVDDEELPLVGASASLGDDGTYVTLTNLDVREARTVEVVLEGVDVDAADVDAEALFADNELDVAVTADNAEEFTRRELDVSVEDDRLVADLEPGTVAGISVR, from the coding sequence ATGACGAACGCGCAGGTCACAGTCCATACCCAAGCGGTTATCGACCGGATCGAACCCGAAGTCCACGGTCATTTCTCCGAGCATCTCGGTCGATGCATCTACGATGGCGTCTGGCGGAGCGAGGGCGACGACGAGGACGGCTACCGCGACGACGTCGTCTCCCTTCTCGAATCGCTGGAGATGCCCGTACTCCGGTGGCCGGGCGGTTGTTTCGCCGACGACTACCACTGGGAGGACGGCGTCGGCCCCGTCGAGGACCGGCCCCGCCGCCGCAACCTCTTCTGGGCGCAGGACGTCGGCGAGGCGCCGGAGGAGTCCAACGAGTTCGGAACCGACGAGTTCCTGCGACTCTGCGAACGTCTCGACACCGAACCCTACCTCGCGGCCAACGTCGGGTCGGGGGACCCGCAGGAAGCGGCCGACTGGGTGGAGTACTGCAACTACGAGGGCGACACGGAACTCGCCGACCGCCGCCGGGAGAACGGTCACGAGGACGGATACGGGGTGGAGTACTGGGGACTCGGCAACGAGAACTGGGGCTGCGGCGGTCGGATGAGTCCCGAACAGTACGCCCGCGAGTATCGCCGGTTCGCGACGTACGTCGGGAGCATGGACAACCTGATGCTCGAAGACGACCTCGAACTCATCGCGTGCGGCTTCGAGGACCCCGACTGGAACCACCGGTTCATGGAGGAAGTCGGCAACAGCGCGTGGGGGGTCAACTTTCCGCTCGACCACCTCACGCTACACCACTACTACGGCCGGACGATGAGCGTCGTCGACCCCGAGACCGACGAGGAGAACTACGACAAGATGCTGGTTGAGGCGCTCGAGATGAGCCACCACATCGAGCGAATCGCCGCGGCCGTCAACGCGGTCGCGACTACGGATGACATCGGCATCATCATCGACGAGTGGGGCACGTGGCACACGGAAGCCGTCTCCGAGAGCGGTCTCGAGCAGCCCGGAACCGCTCTCGACGCGCTGTCGGCCGCCGCGGTGCTCGATATCTTCAACCATCACGCCGACGTGATGACGATGGGGAACATCGCCCAGACGGTGAACGTGCTCCAGTGTCTCGTCGAGACGGACGGCGACGACGCGTGGGCGCGACCCACCTACCGCGTGTTCGACCTGTACGCGCCTCACAAAGGCAACGACGCGGTCACCACCTCGGTCGACGCGCCCGCCCGCGACGTCGACGACGAAGAACTTCCGCTCGTCGGCGCCTCGGCGTCGCTCGGCGACGACGGCACGTACGTCACGCTCACCAACCTCGACGTCCGAGAGGCACGCACGGTCGAAGTCGTCCTCGAAGGTGTCGACGTCGATGCGGCCGACGTGGACGCGGAGGCGCTCTTCGCCGACAACGAACTCGACGTGGCTGTCACCGCCGATAACGCCGAAGAGTTCACGCGCCGAGAACTCGACGTCTCGGTCGAGGACGACCGACTCGTCGCGGACCTCGAACCCGGAACGGTCGCGGGCATCTCCGTCCGGTAG
- a CDS encoding HVO_2142 family zinc finger protein, translated as MSLERPPDVPPQWCSDCGDELLFSGVQSAGYAQFFCQNCRYRRDVYVGDPTNASISGDSGSENAVPDDSAPAADD; from the coding sequence ATGAGCCTCGAACGTCCCCCGGACGTCCCTCCCCAGTGGTGTTCGGACTGCGGTGACGAACTGCTGTTCAGCGGCGTCCAGTCCGCCGGCTACGCCCAGTTCTTCTGTCAGAACTGCCGCTACCGACGCGACGTGTACGTCGGAGACCCGACGAACGCCTCGATTTCCGGCGACTCCGGTTCCGAGAACGCCGTTCCCGACGACTCCGCGCCCGCGGCGGACGACTGA
- a CDS encoding zinc-dependent alcohol dehydrogenase family protein, whose translation MRAAVYHGPEDVRVEDVEDPELDSPRGAIVRVTHTAVCGSDLWFYRGQSDRDAPSPVGHEPMGIVEEVGEKVRSVEPGDRVFAPFVISCGQCEFCRKGLHTSCVDGGSWGGDNGGAQGEMVRCPRADGTLVRVPDRHADDEDTLRALLPLTDVMGTGHHAAVNAGVEAGSTCAVVGDGAVGLCGVLAARRLGAERIIAIGHHEDRLEIAEEFGATDLVTERGEAAVERVTEMTNGGVNHVLECVGATSAMETATGVCRPGGTVGYVGVPHGMGDGLDLHEFFGNNISLRGGVAPVRAYAEELMADVLQGTLDPSPVFTKTVDLDGVPEGYAAMDDREAVKVLVKP comes from the coding sequence ATGCGCGCAGCAGTCTACCACGGCCCCGAGGACGTACGCGTCGAAGACGTCGAGGACCCCGAACTCGACTCCCCCCGAGGGGCCATCGTCCGCGTGACGCACACCGCCGTCTGCGGGTCGGACCTCTGGTTCTACCGCGGTCAGAGCGACCGAGACGCCCCCTCGCCCGTCGGGCACGAACCGATGGGCATCGTCGAGGAAGTCGGCGAGAAGGTCCGGTCGGTCGAACCCGGCGACCGCGTGTTCGCCCCGTTCGTCATCAGTTGCGGGCAGTGCGAGTTCTGTCGGAAAGGACTCCACACCTCCTGCGTCGACGGCGGGTCGTGGGGCGGCGACAACGGCGGCGCGCAGGGGGAGATGGTCCGCTGCCCGCGCGCCGACGGAACGCTGGTCCGCGTCCCGGACCGCCACGCCGACGACGAGGACACCCTCAGAGCGCTCCTCCCGCTGACGGACGTGATGGGGACGGGCCACCACGCCGCGGTCAACGCGGGCGTCGAGGCGGGTTCGACCTGCGCCGTCGTCGGCGACGGCGCGGTCGGACTCTGCGGCGTCCTCGCGGCGCGGCGACTCGGCGCGGAGCGCATCATCGCCATCGGTCACCACGAGGACCGCCTCGAAATCGCCGAGGAATTCGGCGCGACGGACCTCGTCACCGAACGCGGCGAGGCGGCCGTAGAGCGCGTGACCGAGATGACGAACGGCGGCGTGAACCACGTCTTGGAGTGCGTCGGCGCCACTTCCGCGATGGAGACGGCGACGGGCGTCTGCCGACCCGGCGGGACCGTCGGCTACGTCGGCGTCCCGCACGGGATGGGCGACGGCCTCGACCTCCACGAGTTCTTCGGGAACAACATCTCGCTGCGCGGGGGCGTCGCCCCCGTCCGCGCCTACGCCGAGGAACTGATGGCGGACGTGCTACAGGGGACGCTCGACCCCTCTCCGGTGTTCACGAAGACGGTCGATTTGGACGGCGTTCCGGAGGGGTACGCCGCGATGGACGACCGCGAGGCGGTGAAAGTCCTCGTCAAACCGTGA
- a CDS encoding helix-turn-helix domain-containing protein, whose protein sequence is MREFEFVVTFERGADDLMDLFFEYPSLTTRSSTCFTTHDRMWRIDHVRGEQEALASFDDLFLDEGRCNECFDVVNCDTSRMYHVLDRKKNARTVYTFREEVHRCHSIPHHVVDHLGDGVVFESRRTDGEYRWRILYPGEQPIGDLYDAIESNLREGLTLEVSHLSRAGNWDVDSRVAAQLSPAHWEVLEAAVEHGYYSRPRDVTVAELASLLDVPRSTVQYRLRTAEDLIVEQFVDAAL, encoded by the coding sequence ATGCGAGAGTTCGAGTTCGTCGTCACGTTCGAACGGGGCGCGGACGACCTGATGGACCTCTTCTTCGAGTACCCGTCGCTCACCACGCGGTCTTCCACCTGCTTTACCACCCACGACCGGATGTGGCGCATCGACCACGTTCGGGGAGAGCAGGAGGCGCTGGCGTCGTTCGACGACCTGTTCCTCGACGAGGGCCGCTGCAACGAGTGCTTCGACGTGGTGAACTGCGACACCTCGCGGATGTACCACGTCCTCGACCGGAAGAAGAACGCCCGGACCGTCTACACCTTCCGGGAGGAGGTTCACCGGTGTCACTCCATCCCCCACCACGTCGTCGACCACCTCGGCGACGGCGTCGTCTTCGAGTCCCGGCGTACCGACGGCGAGTACCGCTGGCGCATTCTCTACCCCGGCGAACAGCCCATCGGCGACCTGTACGACGCCATCGAGTCGAACCTCCGGGAGGGACTCACTCTCGAAGTGTCGCACCTCTCCCGCGCCGGCAACTGGGACGTCGACTCGCGCGTCGCCGCGCAGTTGTCGCCCGCCCACTGGGAGGTGCTCGAAGCGGCCGTCGAACACGGCTACTACTCCCGCCCGCGGGACGTCACCGTCGCGGAGTTGGCGTCGCTCCTGGACGTCCCCCGGTCGACGGTACAGTACCGACTGCGGACGGCCGAGGACCTCATCGTCGAGCAGTTCGTCGACGCGGCGCTCTGA
- a CDS encoding RidA family protein yields the protein MNGDVTRYESDNLDATAGYGVRKRNLQLVFFDGKFPTRANADEMSVGEQTVDALERVETAVRRAGVEMDDVLRTTVYTTEADRIDDIEAAYESYFEGRRPAMTVVGVADLPDGAAVQIEATAVER from the coding sequence ATGAACGGCGACGTGACGCGGTACGAGAGCGACAACCTCGACGCCACCGCGGGGTACGGCGTCCGGAAGCGGAACCTCCAACTCGTCTTCTTCGACGGGAAGTTCCCGACGCGGGCGAACGCCGACGAGATGAGCGTCGGAGAGCAGACGGTCGACGCCCTCGAACGCGTCGAGACGGCGGTTCGACGCGCCGGCGTGGAGATGGACGACGTGCTTCGGACGACCGTCTACACGACGGAGGCGGACCGCATCGACGACATCGAGGCGGCCTACGAGTCGTACTTCGAGGGGCGCCGACCCGCGATGACCGTCGTCGGCGTCGCCGACCTGCCGGACGGGGCGGCGGTCCAAATCGAGGCGACGGCCGTCGAGCGCTGA